From one uncultured Paludibacter sp. genomic stretch:
- a CDS encoding conserved hypothetical protein (Evidence 4 : Unknown function but conserved in other organisms): protein MASGFEDLEVWKECRKYRISISKIVKTFPNEEKYRLTDQIIRSSRSITANIAEGDGRFHYQENTQFCRQARGSLKETLDHLICAFDEEYISENQINEFRTQYEICLRLLNGYISFLQKRKNES, encoded by the coding sequence ATGGCAAGTGGCTTTGAAGATTTGGAAGTTTGGAAAGAATGCAGGAAATATAGAATATCTATTTCTAAAATAGTTAAAACATTTCCTAATGAAGAAAAATATCGTTTAACTGACCAAATTATTCGCTCAAGTCGATCAATCACAGCGAATATAGCCGAAGGAGATGGACGTTTTCATTATCAAGAAAACACACAATTCTGTCGGCAGGCAAGAGGTTCATTGAAAGAAACTTTAGATCATTTGATATGTGCTTTTGATGAAGAATATATATCTGAAAATCAAATTAATGAGTTTAGAACACAATACGAAATTTGTTTGCGATTATTAAATGGTTATATTTCTTTTTTGCAAAAAAGAAAAAATGAGTCATAA
- the wbpD gene encoding UDP-2-acetamido-3-amino-2, 3-dideoxy-D-glucuronate N-acetyltransferase has translation MNYFAHSTAVIDDNCNIGDGTKIWHFSHIMSGCTIGEQCNIGQNVVISPXVVLGKNVKIQNNVSVYTGVICEDDVFLGPSMVFTNVINPRSHVNRKNEYAQTLVRKGASIGANATIVCGNEIGEYAMIGAGSVITKPVKPFALVVGNPARQIGWVSKNGHRLHFDKKGIAICPETGEKYKLDNEQCSMNNDQCYS, from the coding sequence ATGAATTATTTTGCACATTCAACAGCGGTTATCGACGACAATTGTAATATTGGCGACGGAACAAAAATATGGCATTTTTCGCATATTATGAGCGGTTGTACTATTGGCGAGCAATGCAATATTGGACAAAATGTTGTAATTTCGCCACANGTGGTGCTTGGCAAAAATGTGAAAATTCAAAATAATGTTTCGGTGTATACAGGTGTAATTTGCGAAGACGATGTTTTTTTGGGTCCTTCTATGGTTTTTACCAACGTAATTAATCCTCGCAGTCACGTAAACCGCAAAAACGAATATGCACAAACTTTAGTGCGTAAAGGTGCAAGCATAGGTGCAAATGCAACTATTGTGTGCGGAAATGAAATTGGAGAATATGCTATGATTGGCGCCGGATCTGTAATAACTAAACCGGTAAAACCTTTTGCTTTAGTCGTGGGAAATCCTGCTCGTCAAATTGGTTGGGTAAGCAAAAACGGACATCGTTTGCATTTTGATAAAAAAGGAATAGCAATTTGTCCGGAAACGGGAGAGAAATACAAATTGGATAATGAACAATGTTCAATGAACAATGACCAATGCTATTCATAA
- a CDS encoding conserved hypothetical protein (Evidence 4 : Unknown function but conserved in other organisms) has protein sequence MLEKDNVILSKTFQFALNTIDFVEILTEKQKFVIANQLLKSSCSXGANVREAQHAESKTDFVHKMKIAAKEAEETEYWLLLCKFSQHYPTNEELLKDIKNIQKIITKIISTSKDNLKNNK, from the coding sequence ATGTTAGAGAAAGATAATGTAATTTTAAGTAAAACTTTTCAGTTTGCTTTGAATACAATTGATTTTGTTGAGATATTAACCGAGAAGCAAAAATTCGTAATAGCTAATCAACTGCTTAAATCAAGTTGTTCTATNGGTGCTAATGTCCGTGAGGCCCAACATGCTGAAAGTAAAACAGATTTTGTGCATAAAATGAAAATTGCAGCAAAAGAGGCGGAAGAAACAGAGTATTGGTTGTTATTATGTAAATTCTCTCAACATTATCCCACAAATGAAGAGTTGCTGAAAGATATTAAAAACATTCAAAAAATAATCACTAAAATAATATCTACCTCGAAAGATAATCTAAAAAACAACAAATAA
- a CDS encoding Oxidoreductase domain protein yields the protein MIKFAVIGQGHIGKRHAEMIRRNPDSELVAVCDVLPKEKLGLENIKEPFFNSYEEFLDANLDVDVINICTPNGYXADYAIKALKTRKHVVIEKPIALTKKDAEKXVFKSLEMSRNVXCVMQNRYSPPSVWLREIMDNRTLGKIFMVKLDCYWNRDDRYYKKGNWHGDAKLDGGTLFTQFSHFIDIMYWLFGDITNIRGNFADFSHKDLTDFEDSGVVTFDFVNGGMGCLNYSTSVWDTNLESSITIIGEKGTIKVAGQYMNDVVYCHVKDYEMPELAPSNPPNDYGLYKGSAQNHHYVIENVVEKLTDKGTITTNVLEGLKVVDIIERIYQVRDAQWKK from the coding sequence ATGATAAAATTCGCAGTAATAGGGCAGGGGCATATAGGAAAACGCCATGCAGAAATGATTCGTCGTAATCCTGATTCAGAATTAGTGGCAGTTTGTGATGTTTTACCAAAAGAAAAATTGGGTTTGGAAAATATCAAAGAGCCGTTTTTTAATAGTTATGAAGAATTTTTAGATGCTAATCTGGATGTTGATGTGATCAATATCTGTACTCCAAATGGTTATCANGCNGATTATGCCATCAAGGCGCTGAAAACACGTAAACATGTGGTAATTGAAAAACCAATAGCTTTGACGAAAAAGGATGCTGAAAAAATNGTTTTCAAATCGCTTGAAATGTCACGAAATGTNTTNTGTGTNATGCAGAATCGTTATTCACCGCCTTCTGTTTGGTTGCGTGAAATTATGGATAATCGTACGTTAGGTAAAATTTTTATGGTGAAATTAGATTGCTATTGGAATCGTGACGACCGTTACTATAAAAAAGGAAATTGGCATGGTGACGCAAAACTGGATGGCGGAACATTATTTACCCAATTCTCTCATTTTATTGATATTATGTATTGGTTATTCGGAGACATTACCAATATTCGCGGAAATTTTGCCGATTTCAGCCATAAAGATTTAACNGATTTTGAAGATAGCGGAGTGGTTACTTTCGACTTTGTTAATGGAGGTATGGGATGTTTGAACTATTCAACATCTGTTTGGGACACAAATTTGGAAAGCAGCATTACCATTATTGGCGAAAAAGGAACCATCAAAGTTGCTGGACAATATATGAACGATGTAGTTTATTGTCACGTAAAAGATTATGAAATGCCTGAATTAGCGCCTTCTAATCCTCCTAACGATTATGGATTGTACAAAGGTTCAGCTCAAAACCACCATTATGTAATTGAAAATGTGGTAGAAAAACTCACAGATAAAGGAACAATCACTACCAATGTATTGGAAGGGTTGAAAGTGGTGGATATTATCGAACGTATTTATCAAGTACGTGATGCACAGTGGAAAAAATGA